The genomic segment aatatgtctatgtaggtatattatattatagactatagtcaaGAGTTAGGTTttccatcatattattttattttatacttaaaagtattaaactataattatgatatctgcagtataatattatatttgaagaaTAAATTCGTAAACCGACAATGAACACCGTAATAGTATgttttctaatatatatatattatttaggtatatttgaaCCATACGAGGAAGACAAATGTTGGATTAAGttgcagtataaaatatattagcattagataggtacttaataatgtgTTTGATATATACCGAACGCTTTGCCTACAACTTTCTCGCGTGGCTATAGTCTATATGTCCATATATATATCAAAGAATCACGTAAATCGGATTCACCAgagtctaaaaaatataataatgatataatacacgTATACTCTACAGTCAGCATAATACAGTTGTATGCACTACACAACAGTAAACCACTCTCGACGTCGGTCCTTTACTACGGATTTACCCCTCGACCCTTTTCGTCGACGACATCTCTTTTCGACAACGAAAAAATCGGAAATTAAACGcaaataaaacctttttttttttgcacacgaagtgaatgaaaaaaatcacTCGTTGTTTGCTCCAAATCGTATCGTCTCTTTGAACAcacatatacgtataatacgtaGGTTGGCCACgtcctactatatatatattatattatatattatataatacaaacgtTCAAGCTCGCACTCGCGCCTAAACAGCAacgcaaataataattacgcaACCGAACGTGTCGCTTTGTGTTGGCATCCGATTGTATTTTTTCGCCGCGAAAACGTAGTTGTAAGCACACagcatgataaataataacacgaaTAGGTATAATTGGATTGACAAAAACTGCATGCGTAGAGATTGTACCGGCCATATAAAACTGTTGCAATTATACGGTATTCGTTTAACGTTAGGTGTATGTCacacattataatgtaatttataatccCGCGGCCTCACTCGGAAGGATTTGCGCTTTTCCGATGACGACAGCGTTTTCAgcgttttattttatcacaatagtacattattatattacaatagatacaggtaccccccccccctagatcTCGCGTTGAGCTTTGCCACTTAGAGCAAAATACGTGCGGGAAACATCCGATATGAAAATTGCTTGATATTCTGCGATCGATCAATAAGGGCGAAGTTCGCCCATCCtccgtattttttttctgacgAAACTGCAGACTTGCGGATTCTAAAAAGTGACTTGCAATCAGGGATTgaaaccttttgaatttatcggtaaaaaaaataaagctataggttccaaataatttcggtacccaaaagtataataactttaaatactcaTCCGGAATTCGGGTTTAATTAATGgtttgagaaatattagaaaactcttaaaattatatataggtagcttaTATACTGCAAAACtgtaataccattaaattataatagataaaattattttatttttgaacctaaacgaacctatttaaattaaaaattccaattcggttccggtactttatttattaaaataaaggtcccgattccagaaccggttcttttaggttcggtttCAGACCCTACTTGCATTTactattgcaaataattttctaaatattgattaatgcttgaagtaattatataatgcaGTTGGAGTGCCCCAATTTTACACACGTTGCGATTAATCGCTTTTGAACGGAAAATCGTCCCTATCAATGATTGAACGTTAAAAATAGCGGAAACGAACGTATCGCAGACACGTGAAAAAAACACTTTATACCTATCCCTTATTTTTCTTTACGTTTGACGTTAAACTTATATCAGTCGCTGTATTAAATTCCTATAGCCCGGGTGTTTGtctatttcgtataatatgtaacaatatcgcacataatatattataatagcagtatataggtatataaacctccccccgagtaataaataataattataacttcataattaatttatcgaaTAGGTCATAtctattgcataatattattatacctaatcttGTTAATGgttaaatcgttaaaaaatcacTCACCTGTTTCGTAACGGTATCGATGAGCCTCACGTATATGTCTTGTTCTTGTCGCacacctaaataaataaaacagtatCGGTATTAGCTTAGTTGTACAGACGGCTTTTGAGCGATAGCGCACTACGTTCATTACCGTTAGCATACAACAGCTGCAGTCTATACTGAATACCGTTGTTGGTCTTCTGTGACTCGGATTCCTGAAACGTACATACAAGATTCATGTTTGATTATGTATTACAGCAGCAGGTTTTGTGCGAGCGCGGAATCATCAAAACAAACAGACTTTGACTTATCGGAACATGCACTTAATtgccaaatatataatatatatatattagctcATCCGCGAAATTCCATAACAAACGACGAGCGCCGTCGTCTGCGAACGTTATATGCGCAAACAGAGTGGGATGGTATATGACGTGGGTGAcgggtgtgtatattatagatacgtaCATAGgtgtgcacatattatatatacgggCCCCGTTCGTATATGCGGATATAACCACGACACACTAATCAAGTTAAAtgttttctgtataatatttagtaaccTGCGATCGTTAAGATCGAAATCGATTAGgtccatattatttttgtttcgggtccgggaaataaaaaaaattaccgattGCTGGTGGTTGTCCCCGGTTGttaagtaatacattataacgCCGAGACGTGCAGTTTTGGTATGATAAATcgtgtttatatataaaatgtcgTATAGCGATCCCAAAccatcattataaaaattaaaagcataatattgtaatattactaataataacagGTTCTGACGACATTGCACATGTTTGTTGGACACTATACTATATTGCCAGACGTTAAGAAATAAATGCCAACACATTAATCGTGGTTTACGCCAGTATCAATCTGAAGTCTGGTAATTGTGAACACGAAAATACGATTGTCAGATggctaaaattacattttaaagcatCATAAAAATTGGTGAATAACTACTTAGGCGAATTTGTACATTAATCATAGAAaatgaacattatatttatctgaCAAAACGATGACGATGGTGATTTCggagattttatatttttaacacattgtaaaaatgaaaacacgTGGAGGAATaatctttgtataatattataaaaggcaACTGCTGTCTATATGGAACGAGTAAAACGACGTTGAGTTATTATTACCAAAACTGCAATGGTATTGTGATGTGCACGCGCGTACCAACTTCGAGTACAATACCAAATGTCAATGCAATGTGGATAAATGCGCTTGTACAAGAACTCCATGACGTGTGATAGTTCTCTGAGGTAGTGCATTGtcgtattaatattgtattattaaattagtgcAAATCCATTTTGAACAGATAATTAATCGATCGCATCCAAATGACGtgttattactaaattactttACTGAACATTATGAAATATGCATTTCTGAACGCTGTTGTGATGGATATATCGTGGCCGCGGCATCCGGCTTCAAATTTGACACTAGACCTTAACGCGGGTAAAGTGACAGTTAATctctctgtatatattattatatatacaataataagacataatattattatcaaagcgCGTCTGTTTGTTTAATTGGCAAGCACAGAGTGAATATTATTCGCGTGTATTaaatcattaggtatattatacatttatactgttatttgttgcgtttatattatcattatttattatatcgtgtTATTCATTGTCGTCACCTACTTTTGGATAAACTTAAATCCGGATTAACCCGTCGCGgcttttgtgtatattatattataatcatcatctCTCAGCTCGCTGTGTGTGACAAACGGGTTTTCGCACCAAATCGTTTTGATTAATCACACGCTGCAACGATTTTAGGGATGATGATTGATGACGAAACAAAAcgataaagtaaatttaataaaaaaaaaaaaaattaggcatAAATAAACACACACGCATCATAGTGTTATATAactacatcattatattattattatatttaaatgataaataaaaacaggGCTAAACGTCGTGTATTCctgttttgttgttttaattctGTACTACacaaataggtataacatattattatcatacataatataatattattatatattatatacctactgtaaaataCACGCTGTCTGTATACACACATTGTACTATGTATACGCTGTGCGCGCGATTACATAAAACGTACACAGAGATAAGTCGTAAAGGAAACACAAATAGTGGtaacttatagaaaaaaaaatgtatataaaatatgttatatatatatatataataaagcttACCTGATCCTTTTCGATGAATCCGATGAACGCGGTCCGTTCGATTTCAATTGGCTGCTGAGACCTGTCGTACAGTGCGATCACAAAATGAAAGAAATTGGATTTTCTCAGATTGCTCGGTGGTTGCTTTTCGAAATGTGCCCTTCCCACGCCGATACTGtacacagaaataaaaaaaaaatatattcttatggATACTGAATAATTATTCAGTGAATTAAATTACGACGAcatcattatataataggtatatcataccAGTGcggtacataggtattataacagCCGAAAAACTAGCGTCTAAACGTAGGTACACGTATATGCATACCTACATTACctatcatagtattataaacctatattatatgggcCGTTCGACGTATTTATTCATACAGATAAATCAATGGAGAACCAGCAGGTTTATATAGTAGTTTCAAGTTATTTCGCGTTATCTGCCGCAGGGAACAATATTcgcatacataatatgcatactaTATGTACTCGTTcatatataatagctattatgtGTGTGAGTGTGAGTGTGAGTGCGTGCATATCAAATCGAATCATAATACAATAggataacaataaacataatattatataggttaatattatactatatgtatatccACAGATATCATGCAAATTAAGCCGCCTTgacgaaaaataaaacagaCACGTAGttagtaaaattgtaattattattgttttaataaatataaatataaaatttaaataaatagatataaaaactATCTGTAATTTGTaggcacaatattattttcaatgttatgttattatataatatatacattgtagcCTACAGGTATACGTATATAACCTACACGCAAATCTATATAGAACTTATACTAACTTAGTAAGTCTAGTGAATGTATAGGTAAGTCTATTCATCAGTACCTACCGattaatctattttaataaCGAGTTGTTCTTATATCTGCATAGACCGTggatttacaatttacaaataaataaatagaataatataagtaatcttcgtatcaattattataatttgcagtTAAACTAATTCTTTAGGTACAGTTGAAGCCAATATTCGTCATTTAGAGGGAAGAAAATCTTCTGTGATATTCATTATAACAAtgctctataatatattaatgtatacctatttaatacgaTTAGAGATAGCTGCATGTGGACCGTCACTTAAAGGGTATACTGTCAGTGGCTTCGATGAccaacatacataataatatatacaaatatttaatatattgtaaatccCAAAAGGATGGCTGAAAATTCTAACCTTCAATCTTTCCAaccagcatattataatactatatagtatatacctacatttaaggTTGTTATAGCAATACAGTCAAGTTACTTAAATAGTGTAGGGCCTCGGAGTATGAATTTGGGTGACCAATGGCTGTAAATGCTTTCTGGTAAAAACATCGgtgtttttatgatataatgattttgttaatagtgtctattagtatattaatttgtatgtttaatttatttatactatggataatattaaacatagcTTTTGAATAGATACACCATACTACTATGAGTAttcttaaagtattattattcgaACAAGACTTTAAGTTCTTAACATTGCGTAACTCAAtcgatattcaatataatacgtatacgtacctacctaaattgtataatattatcctacaCCACTAAATTAAACTGTAGTGcgaccataaataataatatggtttatagtatatagtatattatactgattagcTATTGGTGTTTTTGAAAACGCGTGTCCGAACTTTTATGAGAAAACAGCTTTATCGACCGAAATTCGTTTACCTATAACATTACGTCCAGGATAATATCGTTACACTGTAGACCACCGAATACAAGAGATGCTCGAGatggtaatatacaaatatatatacacgaatGAGCTGCAATAGGGTTTGACGAATAGATTAATTGGAGCAGACTAGAAGATAAAGAAAGAGAGAAGGAAAAGCcaaatccaataataatattgtacgtaaaCAGAAATCGAAATCGAATTTCACGACCGCTGTTATTGGTTTACACAGCGTATTATACGCGAGAAGGATCGGGGCCATACAAACAGGTAGGCACGTTGTCGTTTTTCATTTATCAAATTCCAATTATTGATCAGACgagttggtaataataatattaatatattaaatataaatgttgacgCGTcagcataatatgtatgtataatgtatataatatacgatataatatacgttacaCATACATGAACGGTGATAAATGAAGGGACTTAGCGGAAGGCGCtgcaagcaaaaaaaaaatatatacaaacaataataatattaatatattgcttTCCAAATAGTTGGCgtgtttatgattattatcatcttcaccatcatcattattattatcgtcatcgcGAGCATGAGGGAATTGCGcactcaataataaaataatatacgaaccATGAAcgatttgtgtttttaattctGACACAATAGTGTAAATATttctacacaatataatattatttgtgttttatttccGCTACTGTTGTGCGGCTGTTGTTGTAAttcgtttaataaatattaaacgtgtGTTTATTCGGCTGGTGGCGTAAACCGCGACGTACACGGCACACCACTGCCCGCACCCACACCAAACGAGTCCGATGTTTCGACTATTTCGccgattattaatttattctttattattgttattattgttattattattattgttgttgttgtttcgAATAGCCAACGCACTCGcggtaattaatttattgacttttttttcatatatttgttatctatatattatgttgtaacttgtaacttatatAACAAACAGTCCAGTTTTAAACCGATACAGGACAGCAGACAgcgccaataataataataatttaaaagctgccccaactaacataatattatattacacacctaagtacctaccaaaaacatattatatacgcacacaGATTAAACaccataaaatagaaaaatacaatcaaaatatattgaactaaattatattattttacaggaaTTTAAAACGCATAGAGGCGCGCaactttatactattattatacattaggcATATTCTTAGGTACTCTAGTAATTAGTTAATCATATATTTACTTACATCAACCAAATCTTAAATGTTAAGTCGCTAATATGagtttagtttttagttttacctgggcacaataaataattgttatgcgGTATAACGTAAAaggagttttaattttaaaacgtcgTATTAACTaccatatttgattttacagttCTTACTTAATTGTTATCTGATATACATAAAtgtcaacaattttaattctatatacCTAAGTTTAGAAGATAAATTCTaggaaaactttaaaaaaaaaaaaaaacaaaaaaaaattaattattcaattactgCAGGACTCTTGTTATGAATACCCCTCAAACTCATAGCCattcattataacattatactagCTGAGATAAGACAATCGATGTGCCATAGTTAGAAAGTAGTGtctaatacgtaaaaaaaaaattaaaaagtcataAACTTCCGAACAACCCTTCTTAAAGCAACTGTtttgaaattcaattataatatgaattaaaattctcaaaaaaattattctgttttggaatatgaaataaacGAATGCtgttatttaaaagaaaaaaacttataagataataacaataaaagtacAGTAAAAGTAATGTCTGTTATGACTTTaagctatgtaaaaaaaatacttactacaattttaatacttttcaagaTAATTAGACAGTGTTTATACCCTTAAAATAATCACCTTGTTCCCTGCA from the Acyrthosiphon pisum isolate AL4f chromosome X, pea_aphid_22Mar2018_4r6ur, whole genome shotgun sequence genome contains:
- the LOC100571061 gene encoding transcription factor collier-like, which translates into the protein MYRTVSIRIYFFFISVYSIGVGRAHFEKQPPSNLRKSNFFHFVIALYDRSQQPIEIERTAFIGFIEKDQESESQKTNNGIQYRLQLLYANGVRQEQDIYVRLIDTVTKQAIIYEGQDKNPEMCRVLLTHEVMCSRCCDKKSCGNRNETPSDPVIIDR